The Triticum aestivum cultivar Chinese Spring chromosome 3A, IWGSC CS RefSeq v2.1, whole genome shotgun sequence genome includes a region encoding these proteins:
- the LOC123060812 gene encoding glycosyltransferase-like KOBITO 1, which yields MAGYRSASSSSAAGAGGAAVFAMRVLLLLTLLPLALAAFAFALQWRGGMRDPTGTVWPADTQRFPGMENSPLGSSSSSTGGRGSYFAVSSASASSAAVDCAEILGRSASSHGISLYRGWSFDTDTAITPKICITGSTSASLHQILPWLYYHKVIGVSHFILFVEGEAAKPAVTSVLESIRGVKIIYRTKELKEQQDRSRIWNETWLSGFFYKPCNYELFVKQSLNMEMAIVMAREAGMDWIIHLDTDELIHPAGAREYSLRRLLLDVPDNVDMVIFPNYESSVERDDIKDPFTEVSMFKKNYDHLPKDTYFGLYKEATRGNPNYFLTYGNGKSAARVQEHMRPNGAHRWHNYMKSPNEIKLEEAAILHYTYTKFSDLTSRRDRCGCKPTKEDVKRCFILEFDRLAFIIASTATEQEMRNWYREHVVWTDKDTNLKLLRKGVLTRIYAPMAIIRGLKESGIFIDAVTSAKAHPKANIGLENNESIHTKVTASQTTTLKEGGNDNSQATARKILEMIDVQEEAMPPMSPPGFLELMESALS from the exons ATGGCGGGCTACcgcagcgcctcctcctcctccgcggccggcGCCGGAGGGGCGGCGGTGTTCGCGAtgcgcgtgctcctcctcctcacgcTGCTGCCGCTCGCGCTCGCCGCGTTCGCCTTCGCGCTCCAGTGGCGCGGCGGCATGCGCGACCCCACCGGCACCGTGTGGCCCGCCGACACGCAGCGGTTCCCCGGCATGGAGAACAGCCCACTGggctcctcctcatcctccacGGGAGGCCGAGGCTCCTACTTCGCCGTATCATCCGCgtcggcctcctccgcggccgtcgaCTGCGCCGAGATCCTCGGCCGGAGCGCCTCCTCCCACGGAATCTCTCTCTACCGAGGCTGGAGCTTCGACACCGACACCGCTATAACCCCCAAG ATCTGTATAACGGGAAGCACATCTGCTAGCTTACACCAAATTCTTCCATGGTTGTATTATCACAAGGTCATTGGTGTTTCACACTTTATTCTATTTGTTGAAGGAGAGGCTGCTAAACCAGCTGTTACTTCTGTTCTCGAATCTATCCGG GGTGTAAAAATTATTTACAGAACTAAAGAACTAAAAGAACAACAGGACAGAAG CCGCATTTGGAATGAAACTTGGCTTTCAGGTTTCTTTTACAAGCCATGCAATTATGAGCTTTTTGTTAAGCAGTCACTTAACATGGAAATGGCTATTGTTATGGCAAGG GAGGCTGGAATGGATTGGATCATACATCTTGATACCGACGAGTTAATTCATCCAGCGGGTGCCAGGGAGTACTCTCTTAGGCGGCTGCTTTTGGATGTTCCTGATAATGTTGACATGGTTATCTTCCCCAACTAT GAGAGCAGCGTTGAGCGGGATGACATTAAAGATCCTTTTACTGAG GTTTCCATGTTTAAGAAGAACTACGATCATCTTCCGAAGGATACATACTTTGGCCTATACAAAGAGGCCACGCGGGGTAATCCAAACTACTTCCTCACTTATGGTAATGGGAAATCAGCGGCAAGGGTCCAGGAGCATATGCGTCCGAATGGTGCTCATAGATGGCATAATTACATGAAATCCCCGAA TGAAATTAAGTTGGAGGAGGCTGCTATTCTGCATTACACTTACACAAAGTTCTCGGACTTAACTTCAAGAAGGGATAGGTGTGGCTGTAAGCCAACAAAGGAGGATGTGAAACGATGTTTTATCTTGGAGTTTGACAGATTG GCCTTCATAATTGCATCAACAGCTACCGAGCAAGAGATGAGGAACTG GTACCGGGAACATGTTGTATGGACTGACAAAGATACAAATTTGAAGCTTTTGAGGAAGGGCGTTTTAACACGCATATATGCACCAATG GCTATTATTCGTGGTCTCAAGGAATCTGGCATCTTCATCGATGCAGTAACTTCTGCAAAAGCACACCCTAAAGCAAACATTGGTCTTGAAAACAATGAGTCTATCCACACCAAAGTAACAGCCTCGCAGACCACAACCTTGAAAGAAGGCGGTAATGACAATTCTCAAGCAACTGCAAGAAAGATTCTGGAAATGATTGATGTCCAGGAAGAAGCGATGCCGCCAATGTCACCCCCTGGTTTCCTTGAGCTCATGGAAAGCGCATTGTCATGA